Below is a genomic region from Arcanobacterium haemolyticum DSM 20595.
CTTATCTGTATGAACCGAATGCGGCGGTTATTCGTTCGGGCGGTATTGCGCGGTTGTGTGCGGAGCATGATTTGGCTCCGGTATCTCGTAATATCGCGTATTTGACGGGCGATGAACCGATTGATTCGGCACTATTGGCATTGTTCGCGATTGATGCCGTGTTACCTCTTGATCTGAAGAAGGTTCGCGCATATCTTGCGTCGCAAGGCGTTGGGATTGTGGAGATTAAGAAGCGGGGAACTGATCTTGATCCGGCACTGTGGCGGAAGAAGTTGAAGCTGAACCCGAAGCATAAGAAGAGCGCTGTACTTATTGCGACTCCGGTGAATGGCAAGCACCAGATGCTTGTGGCGCACCGTTAACGGTGCGCCACAAGGTCCCCAGATGAACTTTGTATAGAACATCGCGGTTGGGCCGGTATCGGCACGCCGATACCGCAGGTTAAAATCAGCGGATGATCGTGGTTTCGCGTGCCAGACCGGTATCTACTGTGATGTTGAGTGGTGATGGTTCAACGCCGTTGCGGACCATCTCCCAGCCTAAGGCGGCGATCATTGCGCCGTTATCGGTGCAGTACCGGATTGGTGGGATACGAACTGTTACGCCGTATTCAGCTGCGCGTTCTTCTGCGAGTTCGCGAAGGCGGGAGTTAGCAGAGAAGCCGCCGCCGATCACCAACGTATCGCAATCGTTGCGCTTGCAGGCTTCGAATGCTTTACGGGACAGGACATCGGTGACTGCTTCGGAGAAACCAGCAGCGATATCTGCTTTTGGAAGTTCTTCGCCGCGAGCTTGGAGTCCTTCAATGTGGCGTGCTACAGCAGTTTTGAGGCCAGAGAAGGAGTAATCGTATGCGTGAACATCCTTATCTTTTACGCGGCTGAGGCCACGTGGGAAGCGGATCGCGTTGCGATCGCCTTCTTTGGATAGCCGATCGATGTGTGGGCCGCCCGGGTAAGGCAACCCGAGCAAACGGCCGACCTTATCGAAGGCTTCACCCGCTGCGTCATCTAACGTGCCGCCGAGTTCCACAACGTCTGTTGCGATGTTTCGAATATCTAACAGATGCGAATGGCCGCCGGACACCACCAGGCCAATGAAACGTTCAGGGAATGCTCCGTGAACTAGCTGATCCACAGCGATATGGCCAATAATGTGGTTGACGCCGTAGAACGGCTTGTTCAACGCCAAGGCCAACGATTTAGCGGCCGATACGCCCACAGTGAGTGGGCCAACCAAACCTGGGCCTGCGGTAGCGGCGATCGCATCCACGTCATGCAACGTGACGCCGGCCTTGTCCAATGCCGCATTCAACGTAGGCACGAACTGTTCTAAGTGTGCCCGCGAAGCAATCTCAGGGATAATGCCGCCATAACGCGCGTATTCATCCATTGACGTTGCGGTGACGTCTGCCAGTAGTTCCCCATCACGCACAAGCGCAATACCCGTTTCATCACACGATGTTTCTACACCCAAAATCAGTTCATTCACGGTTTCTAGTCTAATTGACTTCTCTGGCGTTGTGCCGTACCAACTGTGTAATGTTCGGGACATGTATGCGATGGCAACGCGAAAGGGCCACGGCGTTTCCGCCGTGGCCCTTTCCTGTGGCTAGGAGTCTTTACCGACCGTGTGCCATGGACTTCATCAAGTCACGGTTGAGCATGGAGATCAGCTCAAGTGGAACTTCCTTAGGGCAGGCTGCTGCACAAGCGCCAACGTTGGTGCAGCCACCGAAGCCTTCGGAATCATGCTGGTTGAGCATGTTCACAACACGATCCAAGCGCTCTGGCTGGCCTTGTGGAAGCAAGCCGAGGTGCATGACCTTTGCGGAGGTGAAGAGCATTGCGGAACCGTTCGGGCAGGCTGCCACACATGCGCCACAGCCGATGCAAGCTGCTGCTTCGAATGCGCGATCTGCGTGATCTTTTGGAACTGGCACTGCGTGAGCGTCTGGTGCCGCACCCGTATTGATGGAAATGTAGCCACCAGCCTGGACGATACGATCCAGAGCGGAACGATCCACAACCAGATCCTTCAGGACTGGGAATGCGGTGGAACGCCATGGTTCGATGGTGATCGTATCCCCATCCTTGAACGAACGCATGTGAAGCTGGCAGGTGGTGGTCACGAGTGGACCATGTGGATCGCCGTTGATGACGATGCCACACTGACCACAGATACCTTCACGGCAGTCAGAATCGAATGCGACTGGTTCTTCGCCCTTGGCAAAGAGTTCTTCGTTCAACTGATCGAGCATCTCCAAGAAGGATGCTGTCTCATCGACGTCGGCGATTGTGTGAGTATCGAAATGACCCTTATCGCCACGGCCATCTTGCCGCCAAAATTCAAGATTGATTTTCACTTGTAGCTCCGCTGCTTCATCTCGACGAATTCGTACTTCAGATCTTCCTTGTGGAGAACCGGTGCCCCGTCTTCTCCGCCCCACTCCCAAGCGGCCACGTAAGCGAAGTTCACGTCATCA
It encodes:
- a CDS encoding succinate dehydrogenase/fumarate reductase iron-sulfur subunit; translated protein: MKINLEFWRQDGRGDKGHFDTHTIADVDETASFLEMLDQLNEELFAKGEEPVAFDSDCREGICGQCGIVINGDPHGPLVTTTCQLHMRSFKDGDTITIEPWRSTAFPVLKDLVVDRSALDRIVQAGGYISINTGAAPDAHAVPVPKDHADRAFEAAACIGCGACVAACPNGSAMLFTSAKVMHLGLLPQGQPERLDRVVNMLNQHDSEGFGGCTNVGACAAACPKEVPLELISMLNRDLMKSMAHGR
- the tsaD gene encoding tRNA (adenosine(37)-N6)-threonylcarbamoyltransferase complex transferase subunit TsaD; its protein translation is MILGVETSCDETGIALVRDGELLADVTATSMDEYARYGGIIPEIASRAHLEQFVPTLNAALDKAGVTLHDVDAIAATAGPGLVGPLTVGVSAAKSLALALNKPFYGVNHIIGHIAVDQLVHGAFPERFIGLVVSGGHSHLLDIRNIATDVVELGGTLDDAAGEAFDKVGRLLGLPYPGGPHIDRLSKEGDRNAIRFPRGLSRVKDKDVHAYDYSFSGLKTAVARHIEGLQARGEELPKADIAAGFSEAVTDVLSRKAFEACKRNDCDTLVIGGGFSANSRLRELAEERAAEYGVTVRIPPIRYCTDNGAMIAALGWEMVRNGVEPSPLNITVDTGLARETTIIR